From one Acipenser ruthenus chromosome 21, fAciRut3.2 maternal haplotype, whole genome shotgun sequence genomic stretch:
- the LOC117427903 gene encoding probable phospholipid-transporting ATPase IM isoform X2 — protein sequence MSLNLVYTSITVPKEMTEKCLQMLLPWRGGWTLRNKDPRQEEERHVKANDRDYNGKFPYADNRIKTSKYHIVTFLPINLFEQFQRVANAYFLFLLILQLIPQISSLSWFTTIVPLVLVLTITAVKDAMDDFFRHKSDNHVNNRQSQVLIDGKLHNEKWMNVRVGDIIKLENNQFVAADLLLLSSSEPYGLCYIETAELDGETNLKVRQALTVTSELGEDISKMAAFDGEVVCEPPNNRLDRFTGTLFWKDEKHSLANDKMLLRGCVLRNTEWCFGMVIFAGPQTKLMQNSGKTTFKRTSIDRLMNTLVLWIFGFLTCMGIILAIGNSIWEYRVGDDFRVYLAWSEVLDHAVFSGFLTFWSYVIILNTVVPISLYVSVEVIRLGHSYFINWDRRMYCSKRDTPAEARTTTLNEELGQIEYIFSDKTGTLTQNIMAFNKCSINGKTYGDIYDELGRKIEVTERTPSVDFSFNHLSDKKFKFYDHSLVEAIKLGDSSVHEFFRLLSLCHTIMAEEKNEGELVYQAQSPDEGALVTAARNFGFVFRSRTPETITVCEMGKQVTYQLLAILDFNNYRKRMSVIVRNPKGQIKLYSKGADTILFDMLHPSDEDLMYTTSDHLSEFAGEGLRTLALAYKDLEEEYFEEWFKRHHFASTTLDNREDCLAALYEEIEQDMKLLGATAIEDKLQEGVAETIACLTLANIKVWVLTGDKQETAMNIGYSCNMLRDDMNEVFIISGHTVLEVQQELRKAKERMLGSYRDVGNGHTNAEKLEMSKNNSVVEETFTGEYALIINGHSLAHALEADLERVFLDIACMCKTVICCRVTPLQKAQVVELVKKYKNAVTLAIGDGANDVSMIKTAHIGVGISGQEGMQAVLASDFSFAQFRFLQRLLLVHGRWSYFRMCNFLCYFFYKNFAFTLVHFWFGFFCGFSAQTVYDQWFITLFNIVYTSLPVLAMGLFDQDVTEQSSLEHPKLYEPGQFNVLFNKHKFFICTAQGVYTSIVLFFIPYGVFLDTVRDDGSHISDHQSFAVTIATSLVIVVSVQIGLDTSYWTAVNHFYIWGSVAIYFSILFAMYSDGIFDLFPNQFPFIGTARNALSQKSVWLVILLTTVVCVMPVVALRFLRVDLYPRLTDKVRFMQQASKKQRPLEHNLKRVRRTSSRRSAYAFAHQEGYGELITSGKNMKVTNPFSSLPAGRVQGSTSWIENLLKKRTDASNSASTERTPKQQPPQ from the exons ATGAGTTTAAACCTTGTTTATACAAGCATAACTGTGCCAAAGGAAATGACTGAGAAATGTCTACAGATGTTACTGCCATGGAGGGGAGGGTGGACTCTACGCAACAAGGACCCAAGACAAG AGGAGGAGCGGCATGTGAAAGCCAATGACCGGGACTACAATGGAAAGTTTCCATATGCA gACAATCGCATCAAAACCTCAAAATACCACATTGTTACATTCCTGCCTATTAATTTGTTTGAGCAGTTCCAACGTGTTGCCAATGCCTACTTCCTGTTTCTCCTTATATTACAG CTAATTCCTCAAATCTCTTCTCTCTCCTGGTTTACTACCATTGTGCCTTTGGTTCTTGTGTTGACAATTACTGCTGTGAAAGATGCCATGGATGACTTT TTTCGCCATAAAAGTGATAACCATGTTAACAACCGACAATCTCAGGTACTCATCGATGGCAA GTTACACAATGAAAAATGGATGAATGTACGTGTCGGAGATATCATCAAGCTGGAAAACAATCAGTTTGTAGCT GCTGATTTGCTGCTCTTGTCTAGCAGTGAACCTTATGGACTCTGCTACATTGAAACAGCAGAGCTAGATGG AGAGACTAACTTAAAAGTGCGTCAGGCATTAACAGTAACTTCAGAACTTGGTGAAGATATTAGCAAAATGGCAGCATTTGATG GGGAAGTTGTATGCGAGCCTCCAAACAACAGATTGGACAGATTCACTGGGACTCTGTTCTGGAAAGATGAGAAGCACAGCCTTGCCAATGATAAGATGCTGCTTCGTGGCTGCGTGCTTCGGAACACGGAATGGTGCTTTGGAATGGTCATTTTTGCAG GACCTCAGACTAAGCTAATGCAAAACAGTGGGAAGACCACATTCAAAAGAACCAGCATAGACAGATTGATGAACACCTTGGTTTTATGG ATCTTTGGGTTTCTTACATGCATGGGGATTATCCTAGCAATAGGAAACTCAATCTGGGAGTACAGAGTCGGGGATGATTTCCGGGTTTACCTGGCTTGGAGTGAAGTGCTGGACCATGCTGTGTTCTCCGGATTTCTTACCTTCTGGTCCTATGTTATCATTCTCAATACAGTCGTACCCATCTCCCTATATGTAAG TGTGGAGGTGATTCGTCTGGGACACAGCTACTTCATAAACTGGGACCGGAGAATGTATTGCAGTAAGAGAGACACTCCAGCTGAGGCTCGCACTACCACACTGAACGAAGAGCTTGGACAGATAGAGTATATATTCTCTGACAAGACCGGCACACTCACACAGAATATCATGGCTTTTAACAAATGTTCTATCAATGGGAAAACTTATG GTGATATATACGATGAACTTGGACGTAAAATAGAAGTTACAGAG AGAACTCCATCAGTGGATTTTTCTTTTAACCATCTATCTGATAAGAAGTTTAAGTTTTACGATCACAGCCTGGTTGAAGCAATCAAACTGGGGGACTCCTCTGTGCACGAGTTCTTTCGACTGCTCTCCCTCTGTCACACCATCATGGCTGAGGAGAAAAACGAAG GGGAACTCGTGTACCAAGCACAGTCACCTGATGAAGGAGCTTTGGTTACTGCTGCTAGAAATTTTGGTTTCGTGTTTAGGTCCCGAACTCCGGAGACCATAACAGTTTGTGAAATGGGAAAGCAGGTGACCTACCAACTGCTCGCCATTTTGGATTTTAATAATTACAGAAAAAGAATGAGTGTAATTG TAAGGAATCCAAAAGGACAGATAAAGTTGTACTCAAAGGGAGCTGACACCATTTTGTTTGATATGCTTCATCCATCTGACGAGGATCTCATGTACACTACCTCAGACCATCTAAGT gAGTTTGCTGGAGAAGGGCTGAGAACTTTGGCGCTGGCGTACAAAGATCTAGAAGAAGAGTACTTTGAAGAGTGGTTTAAAAGGCATCACTTTGCCAGCACTACCCTAGATAACAGAGAAGACTGTCTAGCTGCGTTATACGAAGAGATTGAACAGGATATGAAG TTGCTAGGTGCAACAGCTATAGAAGACAAATTGCAGGAAGGAGTTGCTGAGACTATAGCTTGTTTGACTCTTGCCAACATTAAGGTCTGGGTCCTTACAGGTGACAAACAAG AGACAGCCATGAATATTGGCTACTCATGTAACATGCTGAGAGATGACATGAACGAAGTTTTCATAATATCAGGTCACACAGTGCTGGAGGTGCAGCAGGAGCTCAG GAAAGCTAAGGAGCGTATGTTGGGTTCATACAGGGACGTGGGAAATGGCCACACAAACGCGGAGAAGCTGGAGATGTCCAAGAACAACTCAGTGGTTGAAGAAACCTTCACTGGAGAgtatgcattgatcattaatggGCACAGTTTG GCCCATGCTCTTGAGGCCGATCTGGAGCGGGTGTTCCTGGATATCGCTTGCATGTGCAAAACTGTCATCTGTTGCCGAGTGACTCCACTACAGAAAGCCCAAGTGGTGGAGCTTGTGAAGAAATACAAGAACGCTGTCACTCTGGCAATAGGGGATGGAGCTAATGATGTCAGCATGATTAAAA CTGCTCATATCGGAGTGGGGATCAGCGGTCAGGAAGGCATGCAGGCAGTGCTGGCCAGCGACTTCTCCTTCGCTCAGTTCCGATTCCTTCAGAGGCTTCTCCTGGTCCACGGCAGGTGGTCCTACTTCAGAATGTGCAATTTCCTCTGCTATTTCTTCTACAAAAACTTCGCTTTCACGCTGGTGCatttttggtttggtttcttCTGTGGTTTTTCAGCACAG ACGGTGTATGATCAGTGGTTTATAACCTTGTTCAATATAGTTTACACCTCACTTCCTGTTCTTGCAATGGGCCTGTTTGACCAG gatGTTACTGAACAAAGTAGCTTGGAACATCCCAAACTGTATGAACCAGGGCAGTTTAATGTCCTGTTCAATAAACACAAGTTCTTCATCTGTACAGCACAAGGGGTCTACACTTCCATTGTCCTGTTTTTTATACCGTATGGTGTATTCCTGGATACCGTTAGAGATGATGGGTCCCATATCTCAGACCACCAGTCCTTCGCTGTTACTATAGCAACATCATTAGTGATTGTTGTCAGCGTTCAG attgggCTGGACACCAGCTACTGGACAGCGgttaatcatttttatatatggGGCAGTGTGGCTATTTACTTCTCAATATTATTTGCCATGTACAGTGATGGCATATTTGATCtattcccaaaccagtttcccTTTATTG GAACCGCTCGTAATGCCCTGTCACAGAAGAGTGTCTGGCTGGTTATCCTTCTCACCACAGTTGTGTGTGTCATGCCAGTGGTGGCTCTGAGGTTCCTGAGGGTAGATTTATATCCACGCTTGACTGATAAG GTCCGCTTCATGCAGCAGGCTAGCAAAAAACAGCGCCCCCTGGAGCACAACCTGAAGCGCGTGCGCAGGACCAGCTCCAGGCGCTCAGCCTATGCGTTCGCACACCAGGAGGGCTACGGAGAACTCATTACCTCAGGAAAGAACATGAAAGTCACCAACCCTTTCTCATCATTGCCAGCTGGGAGGGTACAGGGAAGCACCAGCTGGATTGAGAATCTCCTCAAGAAAAGAACAGACGCCTCAAACAGCGCAAGCACCGAGAGGACACCGAAACAACAGCCGCCGCAATAG
- the LOC117427903 gene encoding probable phospholipid-transporting ATPase IM isoform X1, giving the protein MNLIVLMSVLLATPPSLHAVEWSFNKDSFSRPTFGSNQRKPDAMTLCDKNTFIEEERHVKANDRDYNGKFPYADNRIKTSKYHIVTFLPINLFEQFQRVANAYFLFLLILQLIPQISSLSWFTTIVPLVLVLTITAVKDAMDDFFRHKSDNHVNNRQSQVLIDGKLHNEKWMNVRVGDIIKLENNQFVAADLLLLSSSEPYGLCYIETAELDGETNLKVRQALTVTSELGEDISKMAAFDGEVVCEPPNNRLDRFTGTLFWKDEKHSLANDKMLLRGCVLRNTEWCFGMVIFAGPQTKLMQNSGKTTFKRTSIDRLMNTLVLWIFGFLTCMGIILAIGNSIWEYRVGDDFRVYLAWSEVLDHAVFSGFLTFWSYVIILNTVVPISLYVSVEVIRLGHSYFINWDRRMYCSKRDTPAEARTTTLNEELGQIEYIFSDKTGTLTQNIMAFNKCSINGKTYGDIYDELGRKIEVTERTPSVDFSFNHLSDKKFKFYDHSLVEAIKLGDSSVHEFFRLLSLCHTIMAEEKNEGELVYQAQSPDEGALVTAARNFGFVFRSRTPETITVCEMGKQVTYQLLAILDFNNYRKRMSVIVRNPKGQIKLYSKGADTILFDMLHPSDEDLMYTTSDHLSEFAGEGLRTLALAYKDLEEEYFEEWFKRHHFASTTLDNREDCLAALYEEIEQDMKLLGATAIEDKLQEGVAETIACLTLANIKVWVLTGDKQETAMNIGYSCNMLRDDMNEVFIISGHTVLEVQQELRKAKERMLGSYRDVGNGHTNAEKLEMSKNNSVVEETFTGEYALIINGHSLAHALEADLERVFLDIACMCKTVICCRVTPLQKAQVVELVKKYKNAVTLAIGDGANDVSMIKTAHIGVGISGQEGMQAVLASDFSFAQFRFLQRLLLVHGRWSYFRMCNFLCYFFYKNFAFTLVHFWFGFFCGFSAQTVYDQWFITLFNIVYTSLPVLAMGLFDQDVTEQSSLEHPKLYEPGQFNVLFNKHKFFICTAQGVYTSIVLFFIPYGVFLDTVRDDGSHISDHQSFAVTIATSLVIVVSVQIGLDTSYWTAVNHFYIWGSVAIYFSILFAMYSDGIFDLFPNQFPFIGTARNALSQKSVWLVILLTTVVCVMPVVALRFLRVDLYPRLTDKVRFMQQASKKQRPLEHNLKRVRRTSSRRSAYAFAHQEGYGELITSGKNMKVTNPFSSLPAGRVQGSTSWIENLLKKRTDASNSASTERTPKQQPPQ; this is encoded by the exons AGGAGGAGCGGCATGTGAAAGCCAATGACCGGGACTACAATGGAAAGTTTCCATATGCA gACAATCGCATCAAAACCTCAAAATACCACATTGTTACATTCCTGCCTATTAATTTGTTTGAGCAGTTCCAACGTGTTGCCAATGCCTACTTCCTGTTTCTCCTTATATTACAG CTAATTCCTCAAATCTCTTCTCTCTCCTGGTTTACTACCATTGTGCCTTTGGTTCTTGTGTTGACAATTACTGCTGTGAAAGATGCCATGGATGACTTT TTTCGCCATAAAAGTGATAACCATGTTAACAACCGACAATCTCAGGTACTCATCGATGGCAA GTTACACAATGAAAAATGGATGAATGTACGTGTCGGAGATATCATCAAGCTGGAAAACAATCAGTTTGTAGCT GCTGATTTGCTGCTCTTGTCTAGCAGTGAACCTTATGGACTCTGCTACATTGAAACAGCAGAGCTAGATGG AGAGACTAACTTAAAAGTGCGTCAGGCATTAACAGTAACTTCAGAACTTGGTGAAGATATTAGCAAAATGGCAGCATTTGATG GGGAAGTTGTATGCGAGCCTCCAAACAACAGATTGGACAGATTCACTGGGACTCTGTTCTGGAAAGATGAGAAGCACAGCCTTGCCAATGATAAGATGCTGCTTCGTGGCTGCGTGCTTCGGAACACGGAATGGTGCTTTGGAATGGTCATTTTTGCAG GACCTCAGACTAAGCTAATGCAAAACAGTGGGAAGACCACATTCAAAAGAACCAGCATAGACAGATTGATGAACACCTTGGTTTTATGG ATCTTTGGGTTTCTTACATGCATGGGGATTATCCTAGCAATAGGAAACTCAATCTGGGAGTACAGAGTCGGGGATGATTTCCGGGTTTACCTGGCTTGGAGTGAAGTGCTGGACCATGCTGTGTTCTCCGGATTTCTTACCTTCTGGTCCTATGTTATCATTCTCAATACAGTCGTACCCATCTCCCTATATGTAAG TGTGGAGGTGATTCGTCTGGGACACAGCTACTTCATAAACTGGGACCGGAGAATGTATTGCAGTAAGAGAGACACTCCAGCTGAGGCTCGCACTACCACACTGAACGAAGAGCTTGGACAGATAGAGTATATATTCTCTGACAAGACCGGCACACTCACACAGAATATCATGGCTTTTAACAAATGTTCTATCAATGGGAAAACTTATG GTGATATATACGATGAACTTGGACGTAAAATAGAAGTTACAGAG AGAACTCCATCAGTGGATTTTTCTTTTAACCATCTATCTGATAAGAAGTTTAAGTTTTACGATCACAGCCTGGTTGAAGCAATCAAACTGGGGGACTCCTCTGTGCACGAGTTCTTTCGACTGCTCTCCCTCTGTCACACCATCATGGCTGAGGAGAAAAACGAAG GGGAACTCGTGTACCAAGCACAGTCACCTGATGAAGGAGCTTTGGTTACTGCTGCTAGAAATTTTGGTTTCGTGTTTAGGTCCCGAACTCCGGAGACCATAACAGTTTGTGAAATGGGAAAGCAGGTGACCTACCAACTGCTCGCCATTTTGGATTTTAATAATTACAGAAAAAGAATGAGTGTAATTG TAAGGAATCCAAAAGGACAGATAAAGTTGTACTCAAAGGGAGCTGACACCATTTTGTTTGATATGCTTCATCCATCTGACGAGGATCTCATGTACACTACCTCAGACCATCTAAGT gAGTTTGCTGGAGAAGGGCTGAGAACTTTGGCGCTGGCGTACAAAGATCTAGAAGAAGAGTACTTTGAAGAGTGGTTTAAAAGGCATCACTTTGCCAGCACTACCCTAGATAACAGAGAAGACTGTCTAGCTGCGTTATACGAAGAGATTGAACAGGATATGAAG TTGCTAGGTGCAACAGCTATAGAAGACAAATTGCAGGAAGGAGTTGCTGAGACTATAGCTTGTTTGACTCTTGCCAACATTAAGGTCTGGGTCCTTACAGGTGACAAACAAG AGACAGCCATGAATATTGGCTACTCATGTAACATGCTGAGAGATGACATGAACGAAGTTTTCATAATATCAGGTCACACAGTGCTGGAGGTGCAGCAGGAGCTCAG GAAAGCTAAGGAGCGTATGTTGGGTTCATACAGGGACGTGGGAAATGGCCACACAAACGCGGAGAAGCTGGAGATGTCCAAGAACAACTCAGTGGTTGAAGAAACCTTCACTGGAGAgtatgcattgatcattaatggGCACAGTTTG GCCCATGCTCTTGAGGCCGATCTGGAGCGGGTGTTCCTGGATATCGCTTGCATGTGCAAAACTGTCATCTGTTGCCGAGTGACTCCACTACAGAAAGCCCAAGTGGTGGAGCTTGTGAAGAAATACAAGAACGCTGTCACTCTGGCAATAGGGGATGGAGCTAATGATGTCAGCATGATTAAAA CTGCTCATATCGGAGTGGGGATCAGCGGTCAGGAAGGCATGCAGGCAGTGCTGGCCAGCGACTTCTCCTTCGCTCAGTTCCGATTCCTTCAGAGGCTTCTCCTGGTCCACGGCAGGTGGTCCTACTTCAGAATGTGCAATTTCCTCTGCTATTTCTTCTACAAAAACTTCGCTTTCACGCTGGTGCatttttggtttggtttcttCTGTGGTTTTTCAGCACAG ACGGTGTATGATCAGTGGTTTATAACCTTGTTCAATATAGTTTACACCTCACTTCCTGTTCTTGCAATGGGCCTGTTTGACCAG gatGTTACTGAACAAAGTAGCTTGGAACATCCCAAACTGTATGAACCAGGGCAGTTTAATGTCCTGTTCAATAAACACAAGTTCTTCATCTGTACAGCACAAGGGGTCTACACTTCCATTGTCCTGTTTTTTATACCGTATGGTGTATTCCTGGATACCGTTAGAGATGATGGGTCCCATATCTCAGACCACCAGTCCTTCGCTGTTACTATAGCAACATCATTAGTGATTGTTGTCAGCGTTCAG attgggCTGGACACCAGCTACTGGACAGCGgttaatcatttttatatatggGGCAGTGTGGCTATTTACTTCTCAATATTATTTGCCATGTACAGTGATGGCATATTTGATCtattcccaaaccagtttcccTTTATTG GAACCGCTCGTAATGCCCTGTCACAGAAGAGTGTCTGGCTGGTTATCCTTCTCACCACAGTTGTGTGTGTCATGCCAGTGGTGGCTCTGAGGTTCCTGAGGGTAGATTTATATCCACGCTTGACTGATAAG GTCCGCTTCATGCAGCAGGCTAGCAAAAAACAGCGCCCCCTGGAGCACAACCTGAAGCGCGTGCGCAGGACCAGCTCCAGGCGCTCAGCCTATGCGTTCGCACACCAGGAGGGCTACGGAGAACTCATTACCTCAGGAAAGAACATGAAAGTCACCAACCCTTTCTCATCATTGCCAGCTGGGAGGGTACAGGGAAGCACCAGCTGGATTGAGAATCTCCTCAAGAAAAGAACAGACGCCTCAAACAGCGCAAGCACCGAGAGGACACCGAAACAACAGCCGCCGCAATAG
- the LOC117427903 gene encoding phospholipid-transporting ATPase ID-like isoform X3, with translation MPSFQRDINRLEEERHVKANDRDYNGKFPYADNRIKTSKYHIVTFLPINLFEQFQRVANAYFLFLLILQLIPQISSLSWFTTIVPLVLVLTITAVKDAMDDFFRHKSDNHVNNRQSQVLIDGKLHNEKWMNVRVGDIIKLENNQFVAADLLLLSSSEPYGLCYIETAELDGETNLKVRQALTVTSELGEDISKMAAFDGEVVCEPPNNRLDRFTGTLFWKDEKHSLANDKMLLRGCVLRNTEWCFGMVIFAGPQTKLMQNSGKTTFKRTSIDRLMNTLVLWIFGFLTCMGIILAIGNSIWEYRVGDDFRVYLAWSEVLDHAVFSGFLTFWSYVIILNTVVPISLYVSVEVIRLGHSYFINWDRRMYCSKRDTPAEARTTTLNEELGQIEYIFSDKTGTLTQNIMAFNKCSINGKTYGDIYDELGRKIEVTERTPSVDFSFNHLSDKKFKFYDHSLVEAIKLGDSSVHEFFRLLSLCHTIMAEEKNEGELVYQAQSPDEGALVTAARNFGFVFRSRTPETITVCEMGKQVTYQLLAILDFNNYRKRMSVIVRNPKGQIKLYSKGADTILFDMLHPSDEDLMYTTSDHLSEFAGEGLRTLALAYKDLEEEYFEEWFKRHHFASTTLDNREDCLAALYEEIEQDMKLLGATAIEDKLQEGVAETIACLTLANIKVWVLTGDKQETAMNIGYSCNMLRDDMNEVFIISGHTVLEVQQELRKAKERMLGSYRDVGNGHTNAEKLEMSKNNSVVEETFTGEYALIINGHSLAHALEADLERVFLDIACMCKTVICCRVTPLQKAQVVELVKKYKNAVTLAIGDGANDVSMIKTAHIGVGISGQEGMQAVLASDFSFAQFRFLQRLLLVHGRWSYFRMCNFLCYFFYKNFAFTLVHFWFGFFCGFSAQTVYDQWFITLFNIVYTSLPVLAMGLFDQDVTEQSSLEHPKLYEPGQFNVLFNKHKFFICTAQGVYTSIVLFFIPYGVFLDTVRDDGSHISDHQSFAVTIATSLVIVVSVQIGLDTSYWTAVNHFYIWGSVAIYFSILFAMYSDGIFDLFPNQFPFIGTARNALSQKSVWLVILLTTVVCVMPVVALRFLRVDLYPRLTDKVRFMQQASKKQRPLEHNLKRVRRTSSRRSAYAFAHQEGYGELITSGKNMKVTNPFSSLPAGRVQGSTSWIENLLKKRTDASNSASTERTPKQQPPQ, from the exons AGGAGGAGCGGCATGTGAAAGCCAATGACCGGGACTACAATGGAAAGTTTCCATATGCA gACAATCGCATCAAAACCTCAAAATACCACATTGTTACATTCCTGCCTATTAATTTGTTTGAGCAGTTCCAACGTGTTGCCAATGCCTACTTCCTGTTTCTCCTTATATTACAG CTAATTCCTCAAATCTCTTCTCTCTCCTGGTTTACTACCATTGTGCCTTTGGTTCTTGTGTTGACAATTACTGCTGTGAAAGATGCCATGGATGACTTT TTTCGCCATAAAAGTGATAACCATGTTAACAACCGACAATCTCAGGTACTCATCGATGGCAA GTTACACAATGAAAAATGGATGAATGTACGTGTCGGAGATATCATCAAGCTGGAAAACAATCAGTTTGTAGCT GCTGATTTGCTGCTCTTGTCTAGCAGTGAACCTTATGGACTCTGCTACATTGAAACAGCAGAGCTAGATGG AGAGACTAACTTAAAAGTGCGTCAGGCATTAACAGTAACTTCAGAACTTGGTGAAGATATTAGCAAAATGGCAGCATTTGATG GGGAAGTTGTATGCGAGCCTCCAAACAACAGATTGGACAGATTCACTGGGACTCTGTTCTGGAAAGATGAGAAGCACAGCCTTGCCAATGATAAGATGCTGCTTCGTGGCTGCGTGCTTCGGAACACGGAATGGTGCTTTGGAATGGTCATTTTTGCAG GACCTCAGACTAAGCTAATGCAAAACAGTGGGAAGACCACATTCAAAAGAACCAGCATAGACAGATTGATGAACACCTTGGTTTTATGG ATCTTTGGGTTTCTTACATGCATGGGGATTATCCTAGCAATAGGAAACTCAATCTGGGAGTACAGAGTCGGGGATGATTTCCGGGTTTACCTGGCTTGGAGTGAAGTGCTGGACCATGCTGTGTTCTCCGGATTTCTTACCTTCTGGTCCTATGTTATCATTCTCAATACAGTCGTACCCATCTCCCTATATGTAAG TGTGGAGGTGATTCGTCTGGGACACAGCTACTTCATAAACTGGGACCGGAGAATGTATTGCAGTAAGAGAGACACTCCAGCTGAGGCTCGCACTACCACACTGAACGAAGAGCTTGGACAGATAGAGTATATATTCTCTGACAAGACCGGCACACTCACACAGAATATCATGGCTTTTAACAAATGTTCTATCAATGGGAAAACTTATG GTGATATATACGATGAACTTGGACGTAAAATAGAAGTTACAGAG AGAACTCCATCAGTGGATTTTTCTTTTAACCATCTATCTGATAAGAAGTTTAAGTTTTACGATCACAGCCTGGTTGAAGCAATCAAACTGGGGGACTCCTCTGTGCACGAGTTCTTTCGACTGCTCTCCCTCTGTCACACCATCATGGCTGAGGAGAAAAACGAAG GGGAACTCGTGTACCAAGCACAGTCACCTGATGAAGGAGCTTTGGTTACTGCTGCTAGAAATTTTGGTTTCGTGTTTAGGTCCCGAACTCCGGAGACCATAACAGTTTGTGAAATGGGAAAGCAGGTGACCTACCAACTGCTCGCCATTTTGGATTTTAATAATTACAGAAAAAGAATGAGTGTAATTG TAAGGAATCCAAAAGGACAGATAAAGTTGTACTCAAAGGGAGCTGACACCATTTTGTTTGATATGCTTCATCCATCTGACGAGGATCTCATGTACACTACCTCAGACCATCTAAGT gAGTTTGCTGGAGAAGGGCTGAGAACTTTGGCGCTGGCGTACAAAGATCTAGAAGAAGAGTACTTTGAAGAGTGGTTTAAAAGGCATCACTTTGCCAGCACTACCCTAGATAACAGAGAAGACTGTCTAGCTGCGTTATACGAAGAGATTGAACAGGATATGAAG TTGCTAGGTGCAACAGCTATAGAAGACAAATTGCAGGAAGGAGTTGCTGAGACTATAGCTTGTTTGACTCTTGCCAACATTAAGGTCTGGGTCCTTACAGGTGACAAACAAG AGACAGCCATGAATATTGGCTACTCATGTAACATGCTGAGAGATGACATGAACGAAGTTTTCATAATATCAGGTCACACAGTGCTGGAGGTGCAGCAGGAGCTCAG GAAAGCTAAGGAGCGTATGTTGGGTTCATACAGGGACGTGGGAAATGGCCACACAAACGCGGAGAAGCTGGAGATGTCCAAGAACAACTCAGTGGTTGAAGAAACCTTCACTGGAGAgtatgcattgatcattaatggGCACAGTTTG GCCCATGCTCTTGAGGCCGATCTGGAGCGGGTGTTCCTGGATATCGCTTGCATGTGCAAAACTGTCATCTGTTGCCGAGTGACTCCACTACAGAAAGCCCAAGTGGTGGAGCTTGTGAAGAAATACAAGAACGCTGTCACTCTGGCAATAGGGGATGGAGCTAATGATGTCAGCATGATTAAAA CTGCTCATATCGGAGTGGGGATCAGCGGTCAGGAAGGCATGCAGGCAGTGCTGGCCAGCGACTTCTCCTTCGCTCAGTTCCGATTCCTTCAGAGGCTTCTCCTGGTCCACGGCAGGTGGTCCTACTTCAGAATGTGCAATTTCCTCTGCTATTTCTTCTACAAAAACTTCGCTTTCACGCTGGTGCatttttggtttggtttcttCTGTGGTTTTTCAGCACAG ACGGTGTATGATCAGTGGTTTATAACCTTGTTCAATATAGTTTACACCTCACTTCCTGTTCTTGCAATGGGCCTGTTTGACCAG gatGTTACTGAACAAAGTAGCTTGGAACATCCCAAACTGTATGAACCAGGGCAGTTTAATGTCCTGTTCAATAAACACAAGTTCTTCATCTGTACAGCACAAGGGGTCTACACTTCCATTGTCCTGTTTTTTATACCGTATGGTGTATTCCTGGATACCGTTAGAGATGATGGGTCCCATATCTCAGACCACCAGTCCTTCGCTGTTACTATAGCAACATCATTAGTGATTGTTGTCAGCGTTCAG attgggCTGGACACCAGCTACTGGACAGCGgttaatcatttttatatatggGGCAGTGTGGCTATTTACTTCTCAATATTATTTGCCATGTACAGTGATGGCATATTTGATCtattcccaaaccagtttcccTTTATTG GAACCGCTCGTAATGCCCTGTCACAGAAGAGTGTCTGGCTGGTTATCCTTCTCACCACAGTTGTGTGTGTCATGCCAGTGGTGGCTCTGAGGTTCCTGAGGGTAGATTTATATCCACGCTTGACTGATAAG GTCCGCTTCATGCAGCAGGCTAGCAAAAAACAGCGCCCCCTGGAGCACAACCTGAAGCGCGTGCGCAGGACCAGCTCCAGGCGCTCAGCCTATGCGTTCGCACACCAGGAGGGCTACGGAGAACTCATTACCTCAGGAAAGAACATGAAAGTCACCAACCCTTTCTCATCATTGCCAGCTGGGAGGGTACAGGGAAGCACCAGCTGGATTGAGAATCTCCTCAAGAAAAGAACAGACGCCTCAAACAGCGCAAGCACCGAGAGGACACCGAAACAACAGCCGCCGCAATAG